From Methanocella paludicola SANAE, a single genomic window includes:
- a CDS encoding McrB family protein translates to MVLDSKMQTDLLQFYEESVRKGDLQSLTSINNNLSNFRKKFNPEVLASLDGKALLEYMHGKNSRDSLAYWLEFKNDEEFETNIFGSIGGGSALKFYIYQSRKGDWVTGSPQKQKIITEDEAIRIARGQREELLECSKLMGDLPENASDAEYEELQKKLLNVKRMDPAFAYFSQVSWGHKYLSLLYPSKLDDFHNANYQRFYLRKALVMPPEGVGRFICAGKYVAMAKELGMPIIYLTTILRLKYGRPYNYWRISINDDGPGKKQWEWMRSNNSIAISWSDIGDISQTPDSRSGLDSIKKSIESQYSLSPPASTKAAQQVFYFANRINEGDLVLITSGYHILGAGNVIGNYSYVPSYELSHQLPVEWLSLNDEEAMGIEDTDLPVYQITSQGTLMTVEKYLNKPYVAPQPPLPILTGIISRIQSVLERKSQVILYGPPGTGKTYWAEKAAKELASRSAFNKSFKDLTEEEKRVIEGDKNKSGLVRMCTFHPSFGYEDFIEGYRSMVENGQMVFNVEDGIFKKLCAEAASSIHNYYLIIDEFNRGDTPRIFGELMTIMEKDKRNKPVLLPLSGNALRVPPNVFIIGTMNTADKSISLLDAALRRRFGFVELMPDYDILGNAQINGIPLGAWLDAINSSILDNVGPDARNLLIGHTYLLENGQPLKDFSKFCRVLRDDIIPLLEEYCYEDYDKLGKILGTTIIDVKQQRINDGLFDPSKWDNLVDALLVNYPDITKSPQAHDSTGEEEQLTG, encoded by the coding sequence TTGGTATTAGATAGCAAAATGCAAACTGATTTACTACAATTTTATGAAGAGAGTGTGAGAAAAGGTGATTTACAGTCTCTAACGTCAATCAATAATAATCTTAGCAATTTTCGTAAAAAATTCAACCCCGAGGTTCTTGCCAGTTTAGATGGGAAAGCACTCCTTGAGTACATGCATGGCAAGAACAGCCGTGACAGCTTGGCATACTGGTTAGAATTCAAGAATGACGAGGAGTTCGAAACAAATATTTTCGGTAGTATTGGTGGTGGTAGCGCATTAAAATTCTATATTTATCAGAGCAGGAAAGGGGATTGGGTTACTGGATCGCCGCAAAAGCAAAAAATTATTACCGAGGATGAGGCGATAAGGATCGCCAGGGGCCAGCGTGAAGAGCTTTTAGAGTGTTCCAAACTTATGGGCGATCTGCCAGAGAATGCTAGCGATGCGGAGTACGAGGAGCTCCAGAAAAAATTATTAAATGTGAAGCGCATGGATCCTGCTTTCGCCTATTTTAGCCAGGTCTCCTGGGGCCATAAATATCTTAGCCTACTATATCCAAGTAAGCTGGATGATTTCCACAATGCTAATTATCAGAGGTTTTATTTAAGAAAAGCTTTGGTTATGCCGCCTGAGGGCGTTGGAAGGTTTATTTGTGCCGGGAAATATGTTGCCATGGCCAAAGAACTAGGTATGCCAATCATCTATTTAACGACAATCCTGAGGCTGAAATATGGGCGACCATATAATTACTGGAGGATAAGTATCAACGATGATGGTCCGGGGAAAAAACAATGGGAATGGATGCGGAGTAACAACAGTATAGCTATTAGTTGGTCTGATATTGGAGATATATCCCAAACCCCTGATTCACGATCAGGATTGGATAGTATCAAAAAATCTATTGAGTCACAGTACTCTTTATCTCCACCTGCATCTACAAAAGCCGCACAACAGGTCTTCTACTTTGCTAACAGGATTAACGAGGGCGATTTAGTGCTTATAACATCTGGATATCATATTCTCGGAGCGGGTAATGTTATTGGGAATTATTCTTATGTCCCATCCTATGAACTATCCCATCAACTACCGGTAGAATGGCTTTCCCTGAACGACGAGGAAGCGATGGGTATAGAGGATACTGACTTGCCTGTATATCAAATAACCAGTCAAGGTACTTTAATGACTGTTGAAAAATATCTTAACAAACCTTATGTAGCACCCCAACCTCCTCTGCCAATACTCACAGGTATCATAAGTAGAATCCAGTCTGTGTTAGAACGTAAAAGCCAGGTCATTCTGTATGGACCTCCAGGCACAGGAAAAACATATTGGGCGGAGAAGGCTGCCAAGGAATTAGCATCCCGATCAGCATTCAATAAATCTTTTAAAGATCTTACCGAAGAGGAGAAACGGGTGATCGAGGGTGACAAAAATAAAAGCGGCTTAGTAAGGATGTGTACATTCCACCCATCATTTGGTTATGAGGACTTCATCGAAGGATACCGTTCCATGGTAGAGAATGGCCAAATGGTCTTTAATGTAGAGGATGGAATCTTCAAGAAATTATGTGCCGAAGCCGCCAGTAGCATCCATAATTATTACCTGATTATTGATGAATTCAACCGGGGTGATACTCCCCGCATTTTTGGCGAATTGATGACTATAATGGAGAAGGACAAGAGGAATAAGCCTGTATTACTCCCATTAAGTGGGAATGCCTTACGTGTCCCACCTAACGTGTTTATCATTGGCACTATGAACACCGCTGACAAATCTATCTCATTGCTTGACGCAGCCCTGCGGAGACGCTTTGGGTTCGTGGAACTAATGCCAGATTACGATATACTCGGCAATGCTCAAATAAATGGTATACCCCTTGGCGCATGGCTAGATGCAATAAATAGCAGTATCCTTGATAATGTAGGACCTGACGCACGAAACCTCTTGATTGGACACACTTACCTTCTCGAAAATGGACAACCGTTGAAAGATTTTTCCAAATTCTGTCGCGTGCTTCGCGACGACATTATACCATTGCTTGAGGAATATTGTTATGAAGACTATGATAAACTGGGGAAAATTCTCGGCACGACCATAATCGATGTCAAGCAACAGCGAATCAATGATGGCTTGTTCGATCCATCAAAATGGGATAACCTTGTGGATGCCCTATTGGTCAATTATCCGGATATTA